The genomic region cGTACATAGGAATGAAAAAACTTTGTGTTTCTATCCCCTTCTTGAAACCATTTCATCCCAGCTTTTTGTCTCCAGTATTCCTCCTCAATACTTAGATACTTCCTCAACTCTGCTTCCATCTTACTTAATTCTGCTCTGTTAGCTTGCGTGGGCTGGACCTCGAGTTGCTCCTCTTTTACTTTGATTACGTCTTCCAAAGTGGCAATTTTCTGAAAGACATTACCAAAAGTGTCTTTGCTCCATCTTGTCAAAGCCTTTTTTTGTATTCTTCAGCTTGTCCTGAAACACTATGAATGGGCTTCCCTGTCTATCTGATCTCCAATGCTGTCGGACCACCTCCTCGAAGCCTTTATGTTTAGTCCAGAAGTTAAGGAATCTGAATGGTTTGATAATGGGCTCATCAAGCGTATTACAAACCATATGTAAAGGTGCATGATCTGAACCCTGTCTCACAAGATGATGGACTTCACTAGAAGGGTATAAATCCAGAAATTCGTGATTTACCAGGATCCTATCTAATCTCTTGAAAATACATTCCTCCTCTACTCTACCATTCCACCATGTGAACATACTTCCCGAGAAGTTTAGCTCTGATATAGCACAGTTGTTGAGGCACTGTGCAAAGTCCACTGCTTCTGTTTGGGTAAATGCTAGGCCTCccaatttttcttcttcccttAGAATTACATTGAAGTCCCCTCCTACGATCCATGGATTATCATTCTCTTCAGCTATATGCACCagatcttcccagagttccCTCCTCTCCTCATTACTACACTTAGCATATACTGCTGTCACCAATACACTAGTGTTGTATTGTGATAGCTTTATAGTCAATTGTTGAGTAGTGTCTAATATGAACTGGCCTTCGAAATCTTTATCCCAGAGAATCCATATTTTTCCTCCCGAATTAGCTAGAGCATTTTTGTATCCTAGCTTACCTCTATATTGTTCAATCTCACTTGTTTCCCTGAAAGGTTCCATGATAGCTAAATATTTGTAATGATGTCTTCTATTAAGGTCAATCAATCGCTCGAAGGATTTCTGAGTGTTGACTGACCTTATATtccaaaatattaatttgtcaATCATTGAGAAATCTCTAAACTTCGTTCCTTATTACTCCTTGTTCTGACCTGCAGTGGTATGATTGATTTGCCTTTTTTCATATCCCTCTTCAGACTGTTATAACATGCCTTGGTGATAGATCACCAGCCCTGTTGATTTGCTGAATGTTTTCCTCCATCTCCTGTATGCTTTTTATATGGTCCTCCGAGAACTCTCTCATGGGCATATTAAGTTGTATCGGAGTACCTGCAATCACTAATTGCAAACATGTTTCTTCCATGGTGCTAACATCTAGTTTTTGTGTTCCCAAGTCCCCCTTTGATTTAGTATTTCCCTTTTCCTCTTTATTCTTCTCTTTCTGGGTTGTTGTGGCTGGAAGTGTAAAGTTGTTCTCTACCCACTGTTTTGTAGAGCAATCTTTGCCTATATAATCTTTTGGTTGCCGCTGTTCTATGCTCTCCATCCCCTCTTCATCATTGAGTGCCTCAAATTTGTTTGTGGTAACAACATCCACCTTATTCCATACCTGACAACTTTTTTTCTTGCTGAACCCTACTTTATTTTGCCTCATTTCTTGAAATATTTCCTCGTTGTTCTCCACTTCCCTTCACCTATCTTCTTCTTTCCCTATGTGCCCCTTCATCACTGTATTTGTTCTTAGTTCTCTTTGTTGCTCCACTCCTCTTTGTCCATTTGTTTTCCTCTCTATTCCTTTTTCCCTTTCATTCTCCATTGTCGTCTGCCTGTTTGGATGAAGTTCTGGATGTTCCACATAACATTGTTGTTCATCGTGTCCTTGTATCATACATGTCTTACAATACTTGGGCATATAATCATATTTAATCTTGATCCACTTCTCTTGCACCTCTCCCTTGCTTCTTATTCCAATGTTAATTCTCTTTGGAAATTCTTTGAGTAGATCTACCTCCACCTTTACCCTGGCACAACTGGGTCTTGTTTGGTTTTTAGTCGCCATATCCACTTGTAGAGGTTTACCTACTGCAGCCGCCAATGAAAATATTGTTTCtttcccaaagaagtttggGGGCAATGATGGAAAGGAGATCCATGCTATAGCTGTCGATGTCTCCTCCTCCGGATCAAATAATGGATCCCACTTCAATGTCCTCATTGGGTATGACCAATTTTGCTGTTCAATGTAAAACACTGGTTTAGATAGCAGGTTGACATAATCTTCCAGTAGGGTGGCCCTGATCAGTACATATCTGTTGGTTAATAGTCCAATATTGCATTCACCTTTCAATCCACATTGTTTTGGGATTAATTTACGTAGCTCATGTATGTCAGGCCATCCATATGAGAACTTTCCAACCACAGCGTATTGAAGATTCTCATTAACTATCATCTGGTCAACCTCAGATTGATCCCATATTATTCTAGGTTCTCCATGCAAATACGAGACTGGTTTTACCGGCATCGATTTCACTTCCCCAGTTGTTGATCGAAATAAACTAGCATAAGTCTGCTGACCTGCCTCCATTGGAGGCTGGCCAGCCACCGTCACAGTCATAATGGCAGAGTTTATCGGCGGCGCTAGGTTTTTCAAGAAGGTGTAAATTCGGTAATATCATTCtaatttctaatattatttttggtttgtgtcttatgtttattatattttttatttgatattgtaaatagtgtttaaaatatttgttagattttaaTATGTCAACTAGAAAATATGAATCCGGTcattcaaaacttaaaagaaaaagaaaagtcgataacttgataaaatctcaaaaaggtgctcttgataattttttgaaaaacaatgataaaattaaatcaaaaaagGTAGGGGAATGCTCTTTAGAAGAACAAGTTACAAACTTGGTTGAAGTTGAGTTAGATAATGATATAAACCAAAATTAAGAAGAAGGAGAGGAAATTAGTGAAAA from Solanum stenotomum isolate F172 unplaced genomic scaffold, ASM1918654v1 scaffold6254, whole genome shotgun sequence harbors:
- the LOC125852861 gene encoding uncharacterized protein LOC125852861, yielding MEPFRETSEIEQYRGKLGYKNALANSGGKIWILWDKDFEGQFILDTTQQLTIKLSQYNTSVLVTAVYAKCSNEERRELWEDLVHIAEENDNPWIVGGDFNVILREEEKLGGLAFTQTEAVDFAQCLNNCAISELNFSGSMFTWWNGRVEEECIFKRLDRILVNHEFLDLYPSSEVHHLVRQGSDHAPLHMKIATLEDVIKVKEEQLEVQPTQANRAELSKMEAELRKYLSIEEEYWRQKAGMKWFQEGDRNTKFFHSYVRGRRKKLHLERIKDMRGVEISSNEQKGTVAVEYFQDQFSEEERNLDFSILQHIPKLISKEQNEEMHKLPSIEEVRNVVFTLNVESAPGPDGFSGKFFQHCWEIIGEDLTRLVKAFFCGASSA